From Mustela nigripes isolate SB6536 chromosome 13, MUSNIG.SB6536, whole genome shotgun sequence, one genomic window encodes:
- the NGRN gene encoding neugrin, with amino-acid sequence MAVTLRVLLGVRVRAAVARCGFATRGVADPGSLGREPDPDSDWEPEERELQEVESTLKRQKKAARFQKIRRQMEAPGAPPRTLTWKAMEQIRYLHKEFAESWSVPRLAEGFGVSTDVIRRVLKSKFVPTLEQKLKQDQKVLKKAGLGHSLRQLPGSGDTLKSLSASHSGSGSLLMPRGESSFRVLGHSTALHLIDSNTHGTNTPRRQKGGNQGIQVPEEERSVPVAAALGHQRELQKSSTSDGAGKRGPDGYGLLGDTPGDLKAEEPGEQDFSSKVVQRGREFFDSNGNFLYRI; translated from the exons ATGGCGGTTACTCTGAGGGTCTTGCTGGGCGTGCGTGTCCGTGCTGCCGTCGCTCGCTGTGGGTTCGCGACCCGGGGGGTGGCCGACCCCGGCTCTCTCGGCCGCGAGCCGGACCCCGATTCCGACTGGGAGCCGGAGGAGCGGGAGCTGCAGGAGGTGGAGAG CACCCTGAAACGGCAGAAAAAAGCCGCCCGGTTCCAGAAAATTCGGAGGCAAATGGAGGCTCCGGGTGCTCCGCCCAGGACCCTGACGTGGAAAGCCATGGAACAGATCCG GTATTTACATAAAGAATTTGCAGAGTCCTGGTCAGTTCCTAGATTAGCTGAAGGCTTTGGTGTCAGCACTGATGTGATCCGAAGggttttaaaaagcaagtttgTACCCACATTGGAGCAGAAGCTGAAGCAGGATCAAAAAGTCCTTAAGAAAGCTGGACTTGGGCACTCACTCCGGCAGCTCCCCGGCTCTGGAGACACCTTGAAGTCGCTGTCTGCGAGTCACTCTGgatcaggctctttgctgatGCCAAGGGGTGAATCCTCATTCAGAGTCTTGGGTCACAGCACAGCTTTGCACCTGATAGACTCAAACACTCACGGTACAAATACACCACGGAGACAAAAGGGAGGGAATCAAGGAATCCAGGTCCCGGAGGAGGAACGCTCCGTGCCTGTTGCAGCAGCCCTAGGTCATCAGCGAGAGCTGCAGAAGTCCTCCACCAGCGACGGTGCGGGCAAGAGAGGACCTGATGGTTATGGATTGCTAGGCGACACGCCGggagatctgaaggcagaggagcCGGGTGAGCAGGACTTCAGCAGCAAAGTTGTCCAGAGGGGGCGAGAGTTCTTCGATAGCAACGGGAACTTCCTGTACAGAATCTGA